A single window of Sphingobacterium sp. ML3W DNA harbors:
- a CDS encoding ThuA domain-containing protein gives MKYKSVMLLLAIVVSSIGSLCAKTMAPSFDNQQKKKNVLVVGGGGSHDFDRWYKIEDTKLINTMADVNAIYTDNTDSIRFYLKTTDLLVLTNNQPISKASQVAIEKFVAQGKPLILLHAAVWYNWEDWSKYNLEYVGGGSKSHENFQEIKNIVVNTAHPINQGVSPEFTFKDELYRHEPNATGKGIDVLVISQSLETAKVYPAVFTVNHDKARIVGITLGHDEHSHLNKDYRKILINAIHWALNI, from the coding sequence ATGAAATATAAATCAGTAATGCTATTACTTGCTATAGTAGTAAGTAGTATAGGGTCTTTATGTGCGAAAACAATGGCACCTTCTTTTGATAACCAGCAAAAGAAGAAAAATGTATTAGTTGTTGGAGGTGGTGGATCGCACGATTTTGATCGCTGGTACAAGATAGAGGATACGAAATTGATCAATACGATGGCAGATGTAAATGCAATCTATACAGATAATACCGATTCGATACGCTTCTATTTGAAAACGACCGATCTATTGGTGTTAACCAATAATCAACCTATCTCAAAAGCGTCTCAAGTAGCGATTGAAAAATTTGTAGCACAGGGTAAACCCTTGATCTTACTTCATGCTGCAGTATGGTACAATTGGGAAGACTGGTCTAAATATAACTTGGAATATGTAGGAGGGGGGAGCAAAAGCCACGAAAATTTTCAAGAAATCAAAAATATCGTCGTGAATACCGCGCACCCGATCAATCAAGGAGTTTCGCCGGAATTTACATTTAAAGACGAACTATACCGCCACGAACCTAACGCTACGGGTAAGGGTATCGATGTATTGGTTATTAGCCAATCGTTAGAAACGGCTAAAGTTTATCCGGCTGTATTCACGGTCAACCATGATAAAGCTAGAATTGTAGGCATTACACTGGGTCATGATGAACATAGTCATTTAAATAAAGACTATAGAAAAATATTAATAAACGCGATCCATTGGGCATTAAATATATAA
- a CDS encoding Gfo/Idh/MocA family protein → MKKITVVIVGMGFGKEFIPIYQKLPNIKAVGICTRNPETLKELKEKFNLDDDLLFTDFNEVIKRDDVDAIHVVTPVPEHAKMTLASLNANKHTACTIPMAMTVADCQAIVEAKKRVNKVYMMMETALYTREFLYGLKLADTGKLGKIQFVRGSHIQDMSMEGWAEYWKGYPPMLNGTHAISPLLRINNTIAESVVCHGSGQLSDDLAKRYNSPFAVETATFKLKDSNVVAEATRSLFDVVRQYRESYDVYGDKMSFEWEQLQDEQHVIFDGGENAVRMEAPDTDDLLIPEIADFTKRERIDDPNHVSFLQGAGHGGSHPHLVQEFVAAIVEGRDSAVDAVLAANYTCAGICAHKSAMKGGIRVEIPSFD, encoded by the coding sequence ATGAAAAAAATCACTGTCGTTATCGTAGGAATGGGATTTGGAAAAGAGTTTATACCCATTTATCAAAAACTTCCTAATATCAAAGCTGTAGGTATTTGTACTAGAAATCCTGAAACACTGAAAGAATTAAAAGAGAAGTTCAATTTAGACGATGATTTACTGTTTACAGATTTTAATGAAGTCATTAAAAGAGATGATGTGGATGCCATTCATGTGGTAACACCTGTTCCAGAGCATGCTAAGATGACATTAGCCTCTTTAAATGCGAATAAACATACAGCATGTACCATACCGATGGCGATGACGGTAGCCGATTGTCAGGCTATTGTTGAAGCTAAGAAAAGAGTCAACAAAGTGTATATGATGATGGAAACAGCTTTGTATACCAGAGAGTTTTTGTATGGATTGAAACTTGCCGATACGGGTAAATTGGGGAAAATACAATTTGTAAGAGGTTCGCATATCCAAGATATGAGTATGGAAGGATGGGCAGAATATTGGAAAGGTTACCCACCGATGTTGAATGGTACACATGCTATTTCACCTTTGCTCCGTATCAATAATACGATAGCCGAATCTGTTGTCTGTCATGGATCGGGTCAATTAAGTGATGATTTGGCAAAACGCTATAATTCTCCATTTGCTGTTGAAACCGCAACTTTTAAATTGAAAGATTCGAATGTTGTTGCTGAAGCAACTCGATCATTATTCGACGTGGTGAGGCAGTACCGTGAAAGTTACGATGTATATGGTGATAAAATGTCTTTCGAGTGGGAACAATTGCAGGATGAACAGCATGTTATTTTCGATGGTGGTGAAAATGCTGTACGTATGGAAGCCCCAGATACAGATGATCTATTGATACCGGAAATTGCAGATTTTACAAAAAGAGAGCGAATAGACGATCCAAATCATGTTTCTTTCTTACAAGGAGCTGGTCACGGTGGTTCCCATCCTCATTTAGTGCAAGAATTTGTAGCAGCTATTGTGGAAGGTAGAGATTCTGCAGTTGATGCTGTTTTAGCTGCAAATTATACTTGTGCTGGAATTTGTGCACATAAGTCGGCCATGAAAGGTGGAATTAGGGTAGAGATACCATCATTTGATTAA
- a CDS encoding sugar phosphate isomerase/epimerase family protein, which produces MKIGISSFVWVSPYAADHIDILYKAKDYGYDVMEIAIEDLSLIDVKQLKKVAREVGLNLSVSGAFGTERDISSEHSSYRKIGLSYIKDCIAIANELESPIFGGPLYSAVGKTRLVSKEQKEMERNFCLENLLEATKYAKEHGVVLALEPLNRFETDMINTVDQALELINEINDPSLKILLDTFHANIEEKSIVNSIHLLGDKLAHVQGNENDRGTPGTGQVDWEGIRDALNQIGYQGSVVLETFGSPSKELARAASIWRPLAESSDILARDGATFYTKIFKNNP; this is translated from the coding sequence ATGAAAATTGGAATTAGCTCTTTTGTATGGGTGTCGCCATACGCAGCAGATCATATTGATATTCTATATAAAGCAAAAGACTATGGCTATGATGTCATGGAGATTGCTATCGAAGATCTATCCTTGATCGATGTCAAGCAACTTAAGAAAGTCGCACGTGAGGTTGGTTTAAATCTGTCTGTGAGTGGTGCATTTGGTACAGAAAGAGATATTTCAAGTGAACATAGCAGTTATCGAAAAATTGGTCTTTCTTACATTAAGGATTGTATTGCAATCGCTAATGAGTTAGAAAGTCCAATTTTTGGTGGACCTCTTTACTCTGCTGTTGGGAAAACAAGATTGGTTTCCAAAGAGCAAAAGGAGATGGAACGCAACTTCTGTTTGGAAAATTTACTTGAAGCAACGAAATATGCAAAAGAGCATGGTGTGGTATTAGCGTTGGAACCGTTAAACCGTTTTGAAACGGATATGATCAATACGGTAGACCAAGCCCTCGAATTGATCAATGAAATAAATGACCCTTCTTTAAAGATCTTGTTGGATACTTTTCATGCTAATATCGAAGAAAAAAGTATCGTTAATTCCATCCATCTATTAGGTGATAAGCTTGCCCATGTCCAAGGTAATGAAAACGATAGAGGTACACCGGGTACTGGACAGGTCGATTGGGAAGGGATAAGAGATGCGTTGAACCAAATTGGTTATCAGGGAAGTGTTGTTTTAGAGACTTTCGGATCGCCTTCTAAAGAATTGGCCAGAGCTGCAAGTATTTGGCGTCCATTGGCTGAAAGCTCAGATATTCTAGCGCGTGACGGGGCAACCTTCTATACAAAAATCTTTAAAAATAACCCATAA
- a CDS encoding MFS transporter codes for MTADQEIVNTNNDRKSTLFWGCFIVLVASAFGFVFRSFLMPTWATMFDLSKTQQGEIFGVSFWPFALSIVAFSLIIDKIGYKKSMIFAFICHLISVVLTIFATGYWMLYAGTFFFALGNGAAEAVINPVVASLYPKEKTKWLNILHAGWPMGIAISGLLGIGLLAMDINWRIVIGFILIPAVAYGALIINQKFPVNERVKAGVGYLEMLKEVGVLGALIIVTLCVFELGTLFHWDYKFNIFLTVAIVAVFGYYVRSWGKGLFVLLLLAMVPLATMELGTDSWITDLMTPEMSKMGFQGGWVLVFTAIIMTVLRMYSGVVVKFLSPLAILSISALVSAVGLQLLSISSGLYILLAAVLYAFGKTYLWGTMLGVVSERFPKGGALALNITSAVGQLGVGIIGAVFLGYIQDSNIDKKLVEYDQVNNTQYHEKLVTGTRSSIFGEYKTIDYAHVSSLDETSQQVVEQMENQAKKSALSTVSLLPIGLFVFFILLIIYFNKKGGYKPIDIV; via the coding sequence ATGACTGCTGATCAAGAAATTGTCAATACAAACAATGATAGAAAGAGTACCCTTTTCTGGGGTTGTTTTATTGTATTAGTGGCATCTGCTTTTGGATTTGTTTTCAGATCCTTTCTTATGCCTACATGGGCGACGATGTTCGACTTAAGTAAAACGCAACAGGGAGAAATATTTGGTGTCAGTTTTTGGCCATTTGCATTGAGTATAGTTGCTTTCAGTTTGATCATCGATAAGATTGGCTATAAGAAATCGATGATATTTGCATTTATCTGCCATTTGATTTCGGTGGTGTTGACCATTTTTGCAACGGGATATTGGATGCTATATGCAGGGACGTTCTTCTTTGCGCTAGGAAATGGAGCTGCCGAAGCAGTGATCAATCCGGTTGTAGCATCGCTATATCCGAAAGAAAAAACAAAGTGGCTTAATATTTTGCATGCGGGATGGCCGATGGGTATTGCGATATCTGGTTTATTGGGCATCGGGCTTTTAGCGATGGATATCAACTGGAGAATCGTGATTGGTTTTATATTGATACCAGCAGTTGCATACGGAGCCTTGATTATCAATCAAAAATTTCCGGTAAATGAGCGGGTAAAAGCCGGAGTTGGGTATCTGGAAATGTTAAAAGAAGTTGGTGTCTTGGGGGCCCTGATCATTGTCACATTATGTGTCTTCGAATTAGGCACTTTGTTTCATTGGGATTATAAATTTAATATTTTTCTAACTGTAGCAATCGTTGCTGTATTTGGATATTATGTCCGGTCTTGGGGCAAGGGACTTTTTGTTCTGCTCTTATTGGCTATGGTACCGCTAGCTACAATGGAGTTGGGTACGGATAGCTGGATTACAGATCTAATGACTCCTGAAATGAGCAAAATGGGATTTCAAGGAGGCTGGGTATTGGTCTTTACTGCGATAATTATGACAGTATTACGGATGTATTCAGGTGTAGTGGTTAAATTCTTATCACCACTAGCGATACTATCCATCAGTGCTCTGGTGTCTGCAGTGGGACTACAACTATTATCGATTTCTTCTGGTCTTTACATTCTTTTAGCTGCTGTGTTATACGCTTTTGGAAAGACCTATCTCTGGGGAACGATGTTGGGTGTAGTATCCGAGCGTTTTCCAAAAGGGGGTGCTTTAGCATTGAATATCACAAGCGCTGTAGGTCAACTTGGAGTTGGGATCATTGGAGCTGTGTTTTTAGGCTATATCCAAGATAGCAATATTGACAAGAAACTGGTCGAATATGATCAGGTTAACAATACGCAATACCATGAAAAACTGGTAACTGGGACGAGGTCAAGTATTTTTGGAGAATATAAAACGATTGATTATGCACATGTATCATCTCTCGATGAAACAAGTCAGCAAGTGGTGGAGCAGATGGAAAATCAAGCTAAGAAATCGGCGTTATCAACCGTTTCTCTACTTCCGATCGGTTTATTTGTATTCTTTATTTTATTAATCATTTACTTCAATAAGAAAGGAGGGTATAAACCTATAGATATTGTTTAA